The DNA region AAATCCACAAGTTGCGCGTGGCGGTCTGTTTGCCGCTACGTCCCCAGAATGCTGGGTCCTCGGGGCGCCAGTCATGAATGACCGGGCCTTTGTCAGGCTTTTGCAGAACGGACATGTTCTTCTCCTAGGGCAATGCTGGAAATCGGGGACGGGGTCAGCAGCGGCGCTTTACCCAGCACCGCGCTTTTGCGTATTTCGCTGAAGTACATCCAGGTGAGGGAGACCCAGACCACGCCGTACATCAACATGAAGCAGGAAGAGCGCACGCCGGTGAGGTCCACCAGGGCGCCGAACAGGATTGGCAGCACGAACCCGCCCAGGCCACCGGCGAGGCCGACGATGCCGGACACCGCGCCCATGTTTTTCGGGTAGTCGTTGGCGATGTACTTGAAGACCGAGGCCTTGCCGAACGCGAAGGCGATGCCCATGACGAACAGCAGCACGGTGAACAGCGCGGGATTGAGGCCGATGTGGAAGTCCACCGGGCCGTTGATCGTTTGCACTTGCAGTTGGGTCTGCGGATACGAGAGCAGGAACAGGCAGATCCAGCTGACCCACAACACCCACCAGGTCACGCTTTGCGCACCCCAGCGATCCGACATCCAGCCACCGACGGCACGCAGCACGCCACCGGGCAGGGAAAAACAGGCCGCCAGCAGCGCCGCGCTTTGCAGGCTGAAACCGTATTCCTGCACGTAGTATTTGGTCATCCACAGTGCGAGGGCGACATAACCACCGAAGACGATCGAGTAGTACTGGCAGTAGCGCCACACGGCCGGGTCCTTCAGCGAGCTCAATTGCTCACGCAAACTGGCGCCGGTGGCACTGCGGTGGTCCTTGTTTTCGGCGCTGAAGAACCAGAACAACAACGCAGTAATAAACAGGATCGCGCTGAAGACTTTCGGCACCAGCTGCCAGCTGCCGGCCGCGATCAGCGCCGGGGCGAGAAACTTGGTCACCGCGGCCCCGGCGTTACCGGCGCCGAAGATGCCCATCGCAAAGCCCTGATTCTCCTTGTCGAACCATTTGGCGACGTAGGCAATCCCCACCGAAAACGAGCCGCCGGCCAGGCCGACGAACAAGCCCAGCACCAGGAACTGCCAGTAAGCGGTGGCATGACTGATCAGGTACAGCGGCGTCACGCAGGCCAGCATCAGCAGGAAGAACACGCTGCGCCCGCCAAAGCGGTCGGTCAGCAGGCCCAGCGGCAACCGCACCAGCGAGCCGGTCAGGACCGGGGTCGCGGCCAGCAGGCCGAACTGGGTTTCGTTGAGCTGGAGCAGGTCCTTGATCGGCACCCCGAGCACGGCAAACATCATCCAGACCATGAAACAGACGGTGAAGGCCAGCGTGCTCATGCCCAGCACCAAGCCTTGTCGTACACGCGGTGGGTTCACAATGCTCTCCAGTCAGTTAGCCGTGGCGGCAGACTAGAGAGGCCAACCCCGCAAAAACTTGATCCATGTCAACGAAGCCCTAGGGGGCATAGGCCTATGCTTGTGCGGTCTACCTCTAAGGAGGTAGTACAGGGAAACCCTAAAACCGGCGGTTTATCAGCGTCTTAAGGTTTCCTGCCAAGGTTTTTGCTGACAAGGATCAGTCGACAACTCTTTAGAGGTAGCGCGCCCGGGATCGGCGGCAAAACCCCACCCTGGAGCTGCACATGCTCTGTTTTCCTGTCTTTCTCCGAGACCTGCGCTGATGATCCGCTGGTTGCGCAGCTCCCTGCCCGCTCGCGCCGGGCTGGCGGTGATCCTGATCGCCGTGCTCGCCCTCGCCAGCTCGTTGAGCGCCGGACTGATCGCCTGGTTCAGCCAGGGCGATGCGGCCGCCATCAACACTGCAGGCTCGGTGCGTATGGAGACTTACCACCTGAGCTGGAAACTGGCCGCAGGTGCAACCGGCGAAGAAATCATCGCCATCACCGACAGCCTGCAAACCCGTCTCACCAGCCAGTCGCTCAAGGCTGTGCTGGAAGATGGCCCGACCGCCGCCCTGCAAATCAGCTATGGGCAAATCCAGCAACACTGGAACGAGGATTTGCGTCCGGCACTGGAGCGCGGTGATGCCGCCTATTTTCAGGTCCAGGCCCTGCCCTTCATTGAACAACTGAACCAGTTCGTCAACCTGTTACAGCGCCAAAGCGAACAGAAGCAAGGCTGGCAACAGGTGATCCAGGGCCTGGCCCTGTTCACCACCCTGTTCGTCCTGCTGATTGGGCTCTACGAATTGCAGTACGGGGTCGTCATGCCCTTGAAAGAGTTGGTGGATGCGACCCAGCGCTTTCGTCGTGGCGATTTCAAGGTGCGGGTCAACCATCAGTCCCAAGACGAACTGGGCCAGTTGGCCATGAGCTTCAACGCCATGGCCGAGACGATCGAAGACTCGCATCGCACCCTTGAGAGTCAGGTCCAGCAAAAAACCCTGAACCTGCAACAAGCCAATGCCGCCCTCGAGTTGCTGTACCAAAGCAGTCGAAGCCTGGCCACTCGCCTGGCCAATGCCGAAGGGTTGGATGAGTTGATCCGACGCTTCCAGCAGCGCCTGCCCGGCTTGCGCCTGTCGCTGTGTCTGCAAGGGCAATTGCAGGCACCGGCCCAGCAGTTGCTCGCCCTCCACGGTGCGAACATCCGGGAAGTCTGCGCCAGCAGCGATTGCGCCACGTGTCAGAAGCACCATAAAGCCAGCCCGCAAACCTTCAGCATCAGCAATCAGGGCAGCGAACTGGGTGAACTCAAGGCGCATTTTGTCGACGGGCACCCGACGCAAGCCTGGGAAACCCAACTGATCCAGGCCTTGGCCAACCTGATCGGCACCTCGCTCTCGCTCAAGCGTCAACGGGAACAGGATCATCGCCTGCTGCTGCTCGACGAGCGCACGATCATCGCCCGCGAACTGCACGACTCACTGGCCCAGGCCCTGTCCTACATGAAGCTGCAAGTCAGCCGCCTGCAAACCCTGATGCGTCGTGGCGAACCAGTCGAAACCCTGGAAAACGTCACCGCCGAACTGCGCGAAGGGCTGAACAATGCCTACCGCCAGTTACGCGAGTTGCTGACCACTTTTCGCTTGCAGATTCACGATGCGGGACTGGTGCAGGAACTCAAGGACACCGCCGAGGAGTTCTCCCGTCGCGGCGAATTCCAGGTGCACCTGCACGTCGACGCGCTGGCCTTTCAGTTATCGGCCAGCGAGCAAATCCACATCTTGCAGATCACCCGCGAGGCGCTCTCCAACTGCCTGCGCCACGCACACGCGCAAAACGCCTGGCTGCAACTGCGTCAGGACGGTGAAACCGTGAGGCTCATCGTCGAAGACGACGGGCGCGGCTTTAGCGGCAACGTCGACCAACGCGAACACCACGGCCTGAAAATCATGGATGAGCGGGCCCGCAGCTTGCGCGGTCAACTCGAAATAGGCTCCAGGGAGCCGCAAGGCACCCTCGTCCAACTGGAATTCCACCCGGAGTTTCTCGGGCAGCAAACAGAAGGTAGCGTCACATGAACCCGTCCCTGCAACACACCATCCTGCTGGTCGACGACCACCCGATGATGCGGCATGGCATCCGCCAGATGCTCGAACTCGAAGACGATTTCCTGATCGTCGGTGAAGCCAGCAACGGTGAAGAAGCGCTCGGACTGATCGAGCCGCTGCAACCGGACCTGGTGTTGCTCGACAACAACATGCCGCTGATGAATGGCATTGAAACCCTGCGCCAATTACGGGCGATGCACTACACCGGCAAGGTGCTGCTGTTTACGGTCTCGGATGCCGAAGACGATATTCGCGACGCACTGCGCCTGGATGCCGACGGCTACCTGCTCAAGGACATGGAGCCCGAACTGTTGATTCAGTACATCCGCAATGCCTTGAACGGCGAATTGGTGATCAGCCCGGGGCTGACCCAAGTCATGGCCCAGGCGCTGCGCTCACCGCAGCGTCAGACCGTGGTGGAACTGACCGAGCGTGAACGTCAGGTGCTGAAAACCATCGCCAGCGGCTTCAGCAACAAAGTCATCGGGCACAAGCTGGGCATCACCGAAGGGACGGTCAAGGTTCACGTGAAAAACCTGCTGCACAAACTCGGCTTACGCTCGCGGGTCGAGGCGGCGGTGTGGGCCATGGAGCATCTGCGCAATGCCGGCTGACGGGCATGCCTCTTTGGAGGTAGGCCGGCAGAGGCATAGGTCATCCGGCCGGCGCTCTCTACTATGAGCGTCAGCGGAGGTACGCCATGCTGACCCACCCTTCCATCGTTTTAACGTTGCGTCGTCATCATCTGTTCAGCCAGCTACCGGAGAAAATCTTCGAGGAAGTCTGCGGCTTGGCGATGCTCAAACGCCTGGCCTGTCACAGCACACTCATGCACCAAGGCGATCCGGCCAAGCGCTTTTTCCTGCTGGTCAGCGGCCAGATCAAGTTGTACCGGCTTACCGGCGAAGGTCAGGAAAACCTGGTGGAGATCATTCAGCCCGGCCAGACCTTTGCCGAAGCCTTGCTGTTCAGCCAGGCCCGTCTCTACCCGGTCAGCGCCACGGCGCTGAAGGACAGCGTGCTGGTGAGTATCGAGGGCAGCCATTACCGCAACGCCCTGGAAGACCAGCCGAAAGTTTGCCTGGCGATCCTGGCGAGCATGAGCGTGCATTTGCATCTGCGTCTGCGCGACATCGACACCTTGACCATGGCCAGTGCGAGCCGTCGGGTGATCAACTTTCTGTTCCAGGAGCGCAACCCGGTCAGCGGCTTGATTGTCTTGCAGGTGTCCAAACGCCTGGTCGCCTCGAAGCTGGGTATCCAGCCGGAAACCTTTTCGCGGATCTTGCACCGACTGGTGGACAGTGGCCTGATCGCCATGGAACGACGCAATATCAGCATCCTCGCCGAAGAGGATCTGGCGGCCTTCCAGTAGACGGAATTGACCGCAGTCAATGCGCAACGCCACCGGCCTTGCACACTGAAGAAGTCCATCCATGGAGAGCGCTCATGTCCCGTTCAACCTTGCCTCTGATTTACTCTTGCTCAGGCTGCTCCAACGTCGCCCAACTGGCCAACACCCTGGCCGTGCGGCTTGATCGCAGTGGCCTGGCTGAAATGTCCTGCATCGTCGGGGTTGGCGGGCATGTGGCGGCACTGGTCAACAAGGCACGCTCGGGACGGCGGATTTTTGCGCTGGATGGTTGCCCGTTGCAATGCGTTGAAAACTGCCTGAAGCAGCATGGTCTGCACGCGGATGTGCACTTGATTCTTAGCCATTACGGGTTGCGTAAGCGCCATGGCGAGGACTGCACGCAGGCGCAGGGTGATGAGTTGTTTGAAGGGATCAAGCAGTTGATTGCCAGTGATGCTCGGCAGCATGAAAGCCGGCAGGAAACGATGGCCTGACGGCCAACAAAAACCACTGTGGGAGCGAGCTTGCTCGCGATAGCGGTAGAACAGTCGACATGAATGTTGAATGTGCCGCCGTCATCGCGAGCAAGCTCGCTCCCACAGTGGATCGGGGGGCGCAGGTTCTACTGCGCCGCCAACCCCTTCCCCGCCCGCTCCAGATTGCGCCACAGCCAAACCGGCAACACATCAGGATCAAGACTGTCGATCAAGTTCTTCAGCGCCAACCCCAACTCCGTATCACCCTCGATCACCAGACGCCTGCGAAAGAACAGCGTGTCCGGATCTTCCTGACGGCTGGCCAGCAATAAAAACTCGCGCCAGTTACCGCTGATGGTCACATGCGCGTCGGCGCGTTCAGCAATTCGCAACCCTTCACGGGTTAGCGTCAGGAACCAGGACAACCCCAGGTCCGGAATCCGCAGGCACAGCCAGCGCCCTCGCAACACTTCAAACTCGCCATCGCGCAACGGCTCGGCGAGGCAGCGATTGAGCGCCTGCTGCAACGCCAGGCGCTGCACCGCAAAAGGCACCCGGCGCACCAGCGGCAGTAACCGGTCGGCGCCTTTCAGCAGCCACTTTTTCCGATTCAACACAGGCCGACCTCCTCGACGCGCAACATGCCGGCCTGGCCATGCCAGTAGCCGTTGCAACCGTCGACGAACAGCGGCGGCGTCTCGCCCAAACGAACCCGTTGATAGGCGGTAATGACCTCGGCCATGCCCTGAGCGCGAGGGCTCAGACGCAACAAGTCAGCGCCACAGGCCACCAGCCCGGTGTAATCCGCCAGCAGATTGGTCACCTCAGCCGACATCGTTTGAATACCGTTGATGGTGAACAGCGCCTGCCCTTCCTGACTGGTCAACGGCAGGCCGTCGGGGTAGTTGATGCAGCAAAACTGGCAGTCGTCCTTGGGCCGGTTTTCCGCCCGAGCGGTGAAACAGCGCGCGGAATAGGCCAACGGCAATTGCCCATAGGCAAAGATTTCAACTTCCGGAACCTCACGGCCCAGCTCGCGCACCTGATCGAGCACATCGCCAATCAGCGCCGCCGAACACTCCACTGGCGGCACCCAACGGGTCATCCCGCAGTCCAGCAGTTGCGCGAGCGTATGACCGTTGTACAAATTCAGCGCCGGACCGCCCACGAACGGCAACTTGCGCTCGGCCAGAAACTGCACCGCACCCATGTCGTTGGCTTCCACCAGCAATTGGCCGTTGTCGCAAAGACGGCGCAGGCTGGAAAGTTCGGAGGCCGCTTCGATCAGCGTCAGGCTGGAGATCACCAACTGTGCCTGGCTGCATTCCTGCAACTCGCGACCCAGCCCCAGCCATTGATCCAGTGAAAAGGCCCGGCGTTTCGAACACACAGTTTCCCCCAGATAAATCACATCCAGGGGCAAGGCCGACATCTCGGCGTAAAAGCTGCTGAGTTGCTCTTTGTCCCAATAAAACAGGACCGGTCCAAGGCTGAGCTTCATGTCGCCTCCCTCATTGCCATGATCGATGGTAAGCACCCAGGGTGGTCTGGCTGCCTTCGGACAAACCGGCCAGCACCAGACGCCATTCCTCCTTGACCCGAAAACTGCCCGGTGAGCCGCGATGGGCATCCAGTGCCGCGCGCCATACGCGGGTGACTTGTTCGACATAGGCCGGACTGCGTTGCCGGCCCTCGATTTTTACCGCCTCGACGCCGATGGCCGTCAATTCCGGCAGCAAATCCAGGGTGTCGAGGCTGGTAGGTTCTTCCAGCGCATGAAAGCGTTTGCCGCTGACCAGGAATCGGCCTTTGCACAGGGTTGGGTAACCGGCGGGTTCATCAGGGGTGTAACGGTCGATCAGCACTTCACTGAGCCGTGCGCTCAAACCTTCAGCGTCGTCGCTCCAGCGCACTGCTTTGGCTGGTGAACAGACACCGCACAGGTTCGGCGACTCGCCGGTGATGTAGGACGACAGATGGCAACGCCCTTCGGCCATGATGCACAAGCTGCCGAAACCAAAGACTTCGATGGGCACCGGGCTGCTCGCGGCGACCTGACGCACTTGCGCCAACGACAACACCCGAGGCAGTACCGCGCGACGAATCCCGTAACGCTGCGCATAAAATTCCAGGGCCGCGGCATGGGTTGCCGAACCCTGGACCGACAGATGCAACGCCAATTGCGGATGGCGCTGGCTGGCGTAGTTGAGCACCCCGGGGTCGGCGGCGATCAGCGCATCCACGCCGAAATCTGCGGCGCGATCGACCGCCCGCTGCCAGCGTTCCCAGCCCTTGGGTTGCGGGTAGGTGTTGACCGCGACATAGAGTTTGCGTTGATGCTGGCGGATGTGGGCGACCGCCGCGTCGAACTGTTTGTCGTCCATGTTCAGCCCCGCGAAATGCCGGGCATTGGTGTCATCGCGAAAACCGACATAAACGGCATCGGCGCCTTGGCGCACCGCCGCTTTCAGCGCAGGCAGGTTCCCTGCCGGGCAGACCAGTTGCATGGGTAATCCTCATGGAAAAACGCGCTGCCAGTCTAGCGAGACCGGCAGGCACGGCCTTGACGGCAATCAATTGCGATCAATGCATCAGGTCGGCGAAGGACAGGAACATCACGTTGTCGTGCTTGAGCACTTGCTGCTCGCACTCGATCACCGCCAACCCGTCGGCCCAACACGCGGCGCTCAACATCGCCGAGCTTTGCTGAGGGTGCAGCTCCACGCTCAACTGGCCGTCAGCGCCCGGGGTCAGCCGAGCCCGCAGGTACTGCCGACGTTTGTTGCGCTGTAACCAGTCGAACCCGGCGGGCACGGCCAATGGCACCGGCAACACGTCTTTCACACCCTGGGCCCTGAGCAGGAACGGACGCACCACCACCAACGCGGTAATCAGCGCCGCCGAAGGATTGCCCGGCATGCCGATCCAGGGTTTGCCGGCCACTTCGCCGAAGGCCAGCGGTTTACCCGGCTGAATGGCCAGCCGCCAGAAATCCAGGCTGCCGAGTTCCTCGATGGCCTGTTTGAGGTGATCTTCCTCACCGACCGAGACGCCACCGGAACTCAACAGCAGTTCGCATTCCGAGGACGCCAGGCTCAAGGCATGCCGGCTGGCCGCCAACTCATCGGCCATGACGCCATAGTCGTGGACCTCGACGCCCCAACCACTCAACAACGCCGCGAGGCAATAACGATTGCTGTTGTAAATCTGCCCGGGCGCCAATGGATCGCCCGGCTCACGCAGTTCATTGCCGCTGCTAAGCAAGCACACCTGCAACGGTCGATAGACCTCGACCCGCGCGATGCCCGCACCGGCCAACAACCCCACTTCTTGCGCACGTAGGCGTTTACCGGC from Pseudomonas sp. ACM7 includes:
- a CDS encoding HAMP domain-containing protein encodes the protein MIRWLRSSLPARAGLAVILIAVLALASSLSAGLIAWFSQGDAAAINTAGSVRMETYHLSWKLAAGATGEEIIAITDSLQTRLTSQSLKAVLEDGPTAALQISYGQIQQHWNEDLRPALERGDAAYFQVQALPFIEQLNQFVNLLQRQSEQKQGWQQVIQGLALFTTLFVLLIGLYELQYGVVMPLKELVDATQRFRRGDFKVRVNHQSQDELGQLAMSFNAMAETIEDSHRTLESQVQQKTLNLQQANAALELLYQSSRSLATRLANAEGLDELIRRFQQRLPGLRLSLCLQGQLQAPAQQLLALHGANIREVCASSDCATCQKHHKASPQTFSISNQGSELGELKAHFVDGHPTQAWETQLIQALANLIGTSLSLKRQREQDHRLLLLDERTIIARELHDSLAQALSYMKLQVSRLQTLMRRGEPVETLENVTAELREGLNNAYRQLRELLTTFRLQIHDAGLVQELKDTAEEFSRRGEFQVHLHVDALAFQLSASEQIHILQITREALSNCLRHAHAQNAWLQLRQDGETVRLIVEDDGRGFSGNVDQREHHGLKIMDERARSLRGQLEIGSREPQGTLVQLEFHPEFLGQQTEGSVT
- the narL gene encoding two-component system response regulator NarL, with amino-acid sequence MNPSLQHTILLVDDHPMMRHGIRQMLELEDDFLIVGEASNGEEALGLIEPLQPDLVLLDNNMPLMNGIETLRQLRAMHYTGKVLLFTVSDAEDDIRDALRLDADGYLLKDMEPELLIQYIRNALNGELVISPGLTQVMAQALRSPQRQTVVELTERERQVLKTIASGFSNKVIGHKLGITEGTVKVHVKNLLHKLGLRSRVEAAVWAMEHLRNAG
- a CDS encoding nitrate/nitrite transporter — its product is MNPPRVRQGLVLGMSTLAFTVCFMVWMMFAVLGVPIKDLLQLNETQFGLLAATPVLTGSLVRLPLGLLTDRFGGRSVFFLLMLACVTPLYLISHATAYWQFLVLGLFVGLAGGSFSVGIAYVAKWFDKENQGFAMGIFGAGNAGAAVTKFLAPALIAAGSWQLVPKVFSAILFITALLFWFFSAENKDHRSATGASLREQLSSLKDPAVWRYCQYYSIVFGGYVALALWMTKYYVQEYGFSLQSAALLAACFSLPGGVLRAVGGWMSDRWGAQSVTWWVLWVSWICLFLLSYPQTQLQVQTINGPVDFHIGLNPALFTVLLFVMGIAFAFGKASVFKYIANDYPKNMGAVSGIVGLAGGLGGFVLPILFGALVDLTGVRSSCFMLMYGVVWVSLTWMYFSEIRKSAVLGKAPLLTPSPISSIALGEEHVRSAKA
- a CDS encoding SCP2 domain-containing protein; its protein translation is MLNRKKWLLKGADRLLPLVRRVPFAVQRLALQQALNRCLAEPLRDGEFEVLRGRWLCLRIPDLGLSWFLTLTREGLRIAERADAHVTISGNWREFLLLASRQEDPDTLFFRRRLVIEGDTELGLALKNLIDSLDPDVLPVWLWRNLERAGKGLAAQ
- a CDS encoding Crp/Fnr family transcriptional regulator — its product is MLTHPSIVLTLRRHHLFSQLPEKIFEEVCGLAMLKRLACHSTLMHQGDPAKRFFLLVSGQIKLYRLTGEGQENLVEIIQPGQTFAEALLFSQARLYPVSATALKDSVLVSIEGSHYRNALEDQPKVCLAILASMSVHLHLRLRDIDTLTMASASRRVINFLFQERNPVSGLIVLQVSKRLVASKLGIQPETFSRILHRLVDSGLIAMERRNISILAEEDLAAFQ
- a CDS encoding U32 family peptidase, which encodes MKLSLGPVLFYWDKEQLSSFYAEMSALPLDVIYLGETVCSKRRAFSLDQWLGLGRELQECSQAQLVISSLTLIEAASELSSLRRLCDNGQLLVEANDMGAVQFLAERKLPFVGGPALNLYNGHTLAQLLDCGMTRWVPPVECSAALIGDVLDQVRELGREVPEVEIFAYGQLPLAYSARCFTARAENRPKDDCQFCCINYPDGLPLTSQEGQALFTINGIQTMSAEVTNLLADYTGLVACGADLLRLSPRAQGMAEVITAYQRVRLGETPPLFVDGCNGYWHGQAGMLRVEEVGLC
- a CDS encoding peptidase U32 family protein — its product is MQLVCPAGNLPALKAAVRQGADAVYVGFRDDTNARHFAGLNMDDKQFDAAVAHIRQHQRKLYVAVNTYPQPKGWERWQRAVDRAADFGVDALIAADPGVLNYASQRHPQLALHLSVQGSATHAAALEFYAQRYGIRRAVLPRVLSLAQVRQVAASSPVPIEVFGFGSLCIMAEGRCHLSSYITGESPNLCGVCSPAKAVRWSDDAEGLSARLSEVLIDRYTPDEPAGYPTLCKGRFLVSGKRFHALEEPTSLDTLDLLPELTAIGVEAVKIEGRQRSPAYVEQVTRVWRAALDAHRGSPGSFRVKEEWRLVLAGLSEGSQTTLGAYHRSWQ
- the glp gene encoding gephyrin-like molybdotransferase Glp, with the translated sequence MTGRVCDLGHLMPVDEAISRLLDQAPPPPLAQKIGLDQALGRVLAADIHSPVNLPAWDNSAMDGYALRAADLPPDGGCLSIGGRIAAGDPACSPLLAQQAVQIFTGAPLPPGADTVVPQERCRIDGERVWFPPVNAGDHVRKEGEEVRRGDLLLRAGKRLRAQEVGLLAGAGIARVEVYRPLQVCLLSSGNELREPGDPLAPGQIYNSNRYCLAALLSGWGVEVHDYGVMADELAASRHALSLASSECELLLSSGGVSVGEEDHLKQAIEELGSLDFWRLAIQPGKPLAFGEVAGKPWIGMPGNPSAALITALVVVRPFLLRAQGVKDVLPVPLAVPAGFDWLQRNKRRQYLRARLTPGADGQLSVELHPQQSSAMLSAACWADGLAVIECEQQVLKHDNVMFLSFADLMH
- a CDS encoding putative zinc-binding protein, which encodes MSRSTLPLIYSCSGCSNVAQLANTLAVRLDRSGLAEMSCIVGVGGHVAALVNKARSGRRIFALDGCPLQCVENCLKQHGLHADVHLILSHYGLRKRHGEDCTQAQGDELFEGIKQLIASDARQHESRQETMA